The segment TGTGCATTTGCGGCTGAGAAAAGGGTTAGTTTACCCTTTATATGAACGCCATTGTTCTTGTTCATGTGTGGGTTAATAGAATCAAAAAGTATAAAGTGACAGACCTTATGTCTTTGTTTGTAGCTGAGTAACGATAATCACACATACAAATGGGTTGATGAGGCGTTGGTTGATGAGGCAGAAGCATTGAAAATTCAATTAGGCAGACTTGAGCAGACAATAGTTCATGAGCGtgcagaagaagagagaaagaggttTGCAGAGTTTGAAATGAAGTTAGAGACAGAGGTTTTTAACAGAATGGAAGATGCCATTACTCAAGCCAAATGGGAGAACAAGAAAGTGATGGGGATTGTTGTTTTAGGATGCTTGAGCATGGTTGTGGTATCTAAGCTAATATAGCTTCAGTTTGATAAATGTGCTTTGTTTAGGATGTCGTTTCCAAGAATGAAAGATACCATGAATTTGTTGTTAAGTGTGTGTTTGTAAGATGTTGGAAGACAAAAGTATGTTATTTTAGATGTTCTAGTTATTTTTATGTCATAAGAATCTCgagaaacaaaatctaaaagcAATTAAAATATCATACATTGATTTCAAACCTAACAAAAGAGAGTTTGAACACACCAAAAGAGAGTTTGAACACACCAAAAGAGAGTTTAAAAACCATGATAATAGACCACAATGCCGAGAAACAAGGTCCTAGAACCCGGAAAAAGTAAGACCACAATGCCGAGAAACAAGGTCCTAGTACCTAAAAGCAAGAAACAAGGCCCTagaaccacaaaaaaaaatatttccttCACTTCTTCACTTCACATTAATCCGAGAATTTCCACTTCTTCACTTCACTTCATTCCTTCTTCACTTCAAAACTTCTTAGGATGAGTGTTTTGAGTGGAAACACCTTGAGAAGATTCAGGCTGAGAAGAGTCACCACTTAAAAAAGGCTGAAATAACACATACCATAAACAAGAGAAATCAAACACAGCACACACCATAAACACAAAACGACATACACCAAGAGAAATCAGAAACTCACCTTTTTTGGATTCTTTTTATGGAATCTGGCGTTGTGATTGGCTTCACCACATATTCCGCAATGCATGATTCGCTTTAAGAACTTCTCCTTCTTTTTCACTGGTGATTCATTCActcctttttttctctttttatctgCTTTGGTTTCCTTCTTTCGGCCTGGTTGATCTGGTGGCGGAGGTTCAATGATTGGTGGTTCTGGTCCCACGGGCCAGAACTTTGCTCCCCGCAACGGAACAATCCCTTCAGCATATGTTTGCCTCCAAGTAGTTGTCCTAAACCAGTGAACCACAAAGTCTTGAGCTTCCAATCCTCTTGTCGTCATCACTCCATATGCGTGCTCACAAGGAATCCCTGTAATCTCCCATCTCCTACAACTGCAAGTTCTATTTACCAAGCTCACTCTATGTGCACATCCATGAAGAGTCGAAGAATATGTCATGTTCGTCGACGGGTTCACCGTGCATGCCGAAGCCTTCTCATGCAAAGTCTCCAGCATGTCAATCACATATGGTGTGCAAAGACCTTCGTGGCTGCTGGCAATGACATCCCTTTTTGCTATTCGAACCATTGCTAATCGAGCAATTGTTTCCAACATCGGTACAAAAGGCTTCTCTCGAGCTTTACCTATTGAGTTGTTAAATGATTCAGTTGAGTTGTTCTCGACGTCCTCACAAAAGGGTCCGAGCTTGTAGAATGCCCTACACCACTTCTCGGGCTTTGACTTCATCACATCATCATAAACGTCTCGATCGTAGCTAAATATGTCCAACAGATTTGCTCTATAGTCTCCCTCGTTGTAGCTCCAAGCAAGGTTCCAAATCTTTGGCTTCATCTCAGGTTTCTtcccatatttttttttcaagttacCGTAGATGTGTCTCACACACATTCTATGCTCAATAAGCGGCAGCTCTGTCTTCACAGCCGCAATCAACCCTTTTTGACGATCAGAAACCATGAAATAGCCGTCTCCTTCATTTAATCCTAGATCAACCTTGATCTTCCTCACAAACCACAACCAGTTAACCTTGTTTTCAACTTGTACCACAGCCCATGCGATTGGGTAAATCGCGTTATCAGCATCCCGTCCCAAAGCCACCAGCAACTGTCCCTTCATCCTAGACTTTAAAAAACAGCCATCAACTCCTATTAGAGGCCTGCAAGTTTCTTTCCAATTTCTTCTAATGATGTCAAAGCAGACATAAAATCTGTTAAAGACATCAACCTCATCGTCATTACGCACGCAGTCAAGCTCAACAGAAGAATTCACATTCGATTCCCTTATCTCACTGCAGTAATCACGCAACCTTCCAAACTGCTCATCATACTCTCTTTCAATCCATCTGAGCGCTTTATTCCTAGCATGTTGACATTGCGGCCTTGTTACTCTGATCTTCCATTTCTCCATAATCAGCTCCTCAATCTTCATCGGCATAAAATACTCAGGTTCTTCTCTGATCTTATCAACGAACAAGCGAGCTATTGCGGGTACTTTGAGCATCTCACATGTGCCAGTAGGAACACAGCTATGATCTTTCTTCAGTATCTTCACCTGCCATTTATTAGGAGACTTTCCTGAGGTTGAGCAGTATATACGCCATGAGCAGCCTTTACCTTCACACACAAACCCAATCTTTGTTTTATCATATCGATTCTGCTTGATGTTCCGACCCATTTTCAGAGCATAGTCCAGCACTGCCTCCTTAAACGCAATCCCACTAATGAAGACTTGCCCTACATACAGCTCTCCATTGCCTCTCTTTATATCATTACGCTGATATACCGTCTTTTGAATTTCCTCTCCCTCTTCTTCACTATCATCCTCTGTCTCTGGATAGAAATTATGCTTCACTCGAGGTTCATCAACCCAAGTCATTACTTCTTTCTCAATTTCATAGTCATTGCGCTCTCTTCTATTTTCACCATCAGAGTCAACATCAGGAGCTTCAACATCGGGACTCTCTGACCGGAATTCAGGAACTTCAACTTCGGGACTCTTTGACTCTAATTCAGGAACGTCATGCCAATCAACAGGCACATCAACACAAGATTCCATTCTTAATTTCTGgaaaaagaagatgatgaacacAATTGTTAATGTATGGAATCGAAACCAAAAGAGACAAACGAAGAAGAAGGGTGTAGAACTCACCTTGTTTCTTCAGTTTCGACGGCTGGAACCAACCGGAGTAGGGATGGCGTGGCTTAATCTTCTGTTTCAATGGCGCTTCTTTTCGTCGGGAGAGAGACAACGACATACACGatttgggatttttttttttaattctaggGTTTCCGGGTCGGGTTAGAGGGTTTAATTCGAAATTTGGGTTAACTGATCCTTTATATTGGTTAACCCTTTCTAATCGGGTCATTTTGGTATAATTAGGTTAACTATTGGTTAATGTTTTATTCAAAGCCTAATTAACCAACAGTAAACCGTTTTGTGTGGATTTTAGATCATTTCTTAATTTTGTGTGGAAACGAGTTTCGATCTTTAAAATTGGGTGGAAATAGGTTGAGAAAGTTTAATTGTGTCTAATTATGACGAGGTTGAAAGTTTGTGTGGATCTGTTACTATATGATAGTTATGGTGTGGAAATAGGTCGTCGACCCTTTAAGTTTCTTCTATTGTTGAAGATGGAAAAACAATATAATAGGCTGTTGTATGTGAGAAAGTCAAAGTTTAGTATGAAATGTGAGGAAAAGAGGGAAATGAGTAATTGTGTGTGTAGAATGTTTAAGTTTGTATATCTCATTAAACGCAAATATATATGAAGAGAACGGCCGCCAAGGCAAAGAATATCTCATTCCTTCATGTTGATTGCGTTATGATTTTATCATGTATATAACATGTTATGCATTTTGTTTCAACCATAGTAAATATAACGTCAAccttttttaaactattaaatcaTAGAAATAGTTCTCCCCTGATGAGGTACTTAGTCGTAAATGGGTTTTTAATAACTTGCAAATAAGGAATTGgtaagtaattttaaaaaaattaaagtgacaGAAGCAAAGTTGGGTTGACGGTTTGAAAGCTTTGTAACTTCACTCACGTGGCGTTTGTGGCCACCCTCGTTGTCCTTAACATTGGATGGATTTGGGTCATCTCCTTGACCTTCATTCTCGTTGCTGGCAGAATCGGATATTTGGCCAGTTTCCCCTCCAACAAATGGAGCTTCAGTGGTGTTGAAAGTCTGGAAAACAGTTAAACTTGTATTAGTCTAACATGGATTTTATGATAATGGTCATGAGAAATTATAGTATAACACCTCGTGGTTGATGTGGTCACTGGTTCCAGAAACAGTGAAGGTACGGTGGTTTTGTTTGAAATTATATTGTGTCACACGTATCTGGAAAACAAATTATTTCCCAGCAAGTTCCACAAGGCATAGTTGGAATTCCTCGCCGAGACCACCATTCATCTGCAGCGGGTGTAAGAATTAATTAGCTGTAAAATGGTTATTACAGTGCTATACTTTAAACTAAGTTTGTGTGAATCAAAAAACATACCTCATTTAGAGTCAAAGCAGCTGCATTTATTTTTTGTGAGTTTAAGCATTTTTCTGTCGAAGACCACAAAAGTGGCATTGTTTTATGTTCATTAATTTTCTTGATAACACTATGTAGAATATTGCTGTTTTTCCTTGGAATGTTCCCTGTGAGACGCAAGTTAATTCTgtaaaaatctcaaataaagaGAAGTGAAACTGAAACTATGTCCTTCATACCATTTCATTACAAACCATTTTCAAGCAAAAATAGTATTAGAAAAATCTTAGCATAACATAAGCCTCAATCTTTCTTCACATCTACTGCTCCGTCTTTTTCTCTGTTGCCTTCTTCCacaatgtttttgtttcttttgtctcTTCCATAATTTCACCCTCTAGATTATTATCTTCTTCTGCACCAGCAGGAAAACAACTCATCACTACTACCAAAATCTAACCATCAACTACATTTGACTCCTTTAAACAACACCAAGTCAATATCCTTCCTATACATGGTCCAAAACCTTACCTTAACATCTTCTGCATTTTGTTTCAAGCATGCATAATATAACGTTAACACATTTTAACTATTAAATTATAGAAATTATTCCTCTCCTATGAGGTATGTAGCCGTAAATGGCTTTTTCAAAAACTTGGAAACATGAAAAATATTGCAAAATCCGAAATAAGAAATGCATAGTAATTTAAAGAATTGCAAAGAGACCGAAGCAGAGTTGGGTTGACGGTTTCACAGTTTTGTAACTTCACTCACGGGGGTGCTTGCGGCTACCCTACTTTCCCTTAACACCGGATGGATTTGGGTCATCGCCTTGACCTTAAACCTCGTTGCTGGCAGAAGCCGATGCTTGGCAGCTTCCCCTCCAACAAATGGAGCTTCATTGGTGTTGAAAGTCTGGAAAACATATGAACATGTGTTAGTATAGCAtgaattttatgattaaaattcCTGAGAATTATATCATAATACCTCGGGGTTGATGTGGTCACTGATACCAGCAACAGTGAAAGTGCGGTGGTGTGGGATGAAATTTAACGGTGTCacacatatttggaaaacaatttttttccagCATGTTCTTCAAAGCATTGTGGGAGTTGTTCACCAAACAATAAATTGGATAGTATAGCTGATTTGTTTTATGTTCAGTAATAAATCatctataataatttatacaaaaaataaccAAACGAAAATACGAAACAAATCTGAGAGTTCTAAGTTTGTGGTTGCAAAAGCTTGGAGATGGTCAAACTTCCTCAGCATGAATTTCTGCACAGCCATAGATGAGGGTCAAGTCGTTAGAAGATCACAAACATACATAAAGGGCTTTATGGTTCTTATAATTTTTCAGTCGAGATCAAGAAACTGTTAGGAAAATCAacgatttatttatttttacattatgAAAGCAAAACATGACTGAAACCGTAGAATAACAGAGATATACTTATTAACTTTTCCCACTCACCTTGTGTAAATGGTGAAGAATGGAGCTCTCATGACGTAACAATTCCATGGCAGCTTCCAACTCCCAAgctgaatataaaataagtaagttTGTCAAAAATAGTTCACAATCAGTGATGCATCACATAACCAGATTAAACTATCGTGTAGCTCGCTTACTGACACACAAATTCTGCATCAAATATTACCCATCACGATATAGAAACCAAATCATAAGCGagttgttttataaaattaacatCCAGCAACTAAAGGATTCCATCAGCACATCAAAGGCTTCAGCTTTTTAGTACATGACTTAAAATTTCAAGGAATCATGTTCATATACTTTTTCTTAATCATGCAACCCCACAATGAATTGTAACTTTGTTTTGctaataaaattataacaattgaCCATGAACAAATCAGACCAAGCGGATTTCATCAAATCAAAACACTCATCACAAAACAATCACTACACAGAGgcgttttctttttttcagtcAATAATTCAAACGTGTATTCAATGGGACAAAACTATATTAATCAAAAAACTAAAAGCAAAATAGAAGGTTAAAAAGGTACCTGAGAGATAAGCATGGAGCGCCGAAGCTGATCGTTAATATCTATGAATCAGCAGCACCAGCTTCTATAtatcttcctctttttatcaacATCATCTCAAGACCAATTAGGAGGCCTTCCAGATTCGGTCTTCTCAGCTCGCCTCCGGGAAGAATGTCGTTGAGAAGGAGAATAGCCGGAGCCGTTGATGAATGTGCCATTGCGAAGGATCTAGCGATTCTTTGCCATGCAATCATCGTGTTTTTTCAGCTTCTCTTTTGTGTATGGGTCAAGAGGTAGAAGCCTCTGAAATATATAGGAGAAAGGAGGGGAACTGAAGAGACGGAATGCATTTTGATTGTTACGTACAAGAAACGAAGAGGTCGGAATCGTTACAGAGTTTAATGTGAATAACAATTATTGTTGAATTTAAAGAAAACATTGAACGACAGGGGAGGTAAAGAGATGAGAAGAGAAACTTTGCAGATTAAGAGAAACGGGGACGGCAAGTTCAGCTGTGGAAGAAGGAAAACGATGAAGCCCCTAATCGACGAAAGTACAAAACGCGGCGTTTACTTGATTTACCTTTTTATCGGACCGAACGGAGAATCAGaccaaactattattttcttatttttatcaaaccaAAACATGGATAATCAGACCAAACTACAAATCATTCGGCCGAGAAAACCAAAAAGTAGGCGGCCccacaatcatcaaaaatgcaTACGTGGATGCTCTTAGAAGAGAGGAAAGTGTGGCAttcatttttgttaaaaaatgttTGGGCTCCGAAGCTCATGCCCCCTTGCCCCCATGTCCTAAGCCCGCCTTGGATTCGTGta is part of the Brassica rapa cultivar Chiifu-401-42 chromosome A09, CAAS_Brap_v3.01, whole genome shotgun sequence genome and harbors:
- the LOC117127696 gene encoding uncharacterized protein At4g04775-like, with product MSNESGNSSGTSAGRARGRVVGVPKRCWCGELVVSLMSKSTANPYRKYYRCAFAAEKRLSNDNHTYKWVDEALVDEAEALKIQLGRLEQTIVHERAEEERKRFAEFEMKLETEVFNRMEDAITQAKWENKKVMGIVVLGCLSMVVVSKLI
- the LOC103839652 gene encoding uncharacterized protein LOC103839652, producing the protein MESCVDVPVDWHDVPELESKSPEVEVPEFRSESPDVEAPDVDSDGENRRERNDYEIEKEVMTWVDEPRVKHNFYPETEDDSEEEGEEIQKTVYQRNDIKRGNGELYVGQVFISGIAFKEAVLDYALKMGRNIKQNRYDKTKIGFVCEGKGCSWRIYCSTSGKSPNKWQVKILKKDHSCVPTGTCEMLKVPAIARLFVDKIREEPEYFMPMKIEELIMEKWKIRVTRPQCQHARNKALRWIEREYDEQFGRLRDYCSEIRESNVNSSVELDCVRNDDEVDVFNRFYVCFDIIRRNWKETCRPLIGVDGCFLKSRMKGQLLVALGRDADNAIYPIAWAVVQVENKVNWLWFVRKIKVDLGLNEGDGYFMVSDRQKGLIAAVKTELPLIEHRMCVRHIYGNLKKKYGKKPEMKPKIWNLAWSYNEGDYRANLLDIFSYDRDVYDDVMKSKPEKWCRAFYKLGPFCEDVENNSTESFNNSIGKAREKPFVPMLETIARLAMVRIAKRDVIASSHEGLCTPYVIDMLETLHEKASACTVNPSTNMTYSSTLHGCAHRVSLVNRTCSCRRWEITGIPCEHAYGVMTTRGLEAQDFVVHWFRTTTWRQTYAEGIVPLRGAKFWPVGPEPPIIEPPPPDQPGRKKETKADKKRKKGVNESPVKKKEKFLKRIMHCGICGEANHNARFHKKNPKKVSF